Proteins co-encoded in one Prunus persica cultivar Lovell chromosome G6, Prunus_persica_NCBIv2, whole genome shotgun sequence genomic window:
- the LOC18772467 gene encoding probable trehalose-phosphate phosphatase J — MTKQNVVVSDAEAEIMNMAISVAVSNSSIFTAVAEKPPVGPPGYISISRKRFLNLKNLDSINGAERINSWVDSMRASSPTHLKSSSFLKEDQSSWILQHPSALDMFEQIIDASKGKQIVMFMDYDGTLSPIVEDPDRAFMSDAMRKTVKKVARCFPTAIVSGRCRDKVYKFVKLAELYYAGSHGMDIKGPAKGSKYKTGSQGVLCQPASEFLPMIDEVYKLLVEKTKSTPGAKVENNKFCLSVHFRCVDEKKWTELALQVRSVLKDYPKLRLTQGRKVLEIRPTIKWDKGKALEFLLESLGYANCTDVFPVYIGDDRTDEDAFKILRERGQGFGILVSKTPKETTATYSLQEPAEVMDFLQRLVEWKRQSIRAHSML; from the exons ATGACGAAGCAGAATGTGGTAGTTTCCGATGCTGAAGCAGAAATCATGAACATGGCTATATCGGTGGCCGTTTCGAACTCTTCCATTTTCACGGCGGTGGCCGAAAAGCCTCCCGTGGGCCCGCCTGGGTACATCTCCATTTCCAGGAAGAGGTTCTTGAACTTGAAGAATCTTGACAGCATCAATGGAGCTGAAAGAATCAACTCTTGGGTGGACTCAATGAGAGCTTCTTCTCCCACCCACTTAAAGTCCTCATCTTTTTTGAAAGAGGACCAGAGCTCATGGATT CTTCAGCACCCATCAGCCTTGGACATGTTTGAGCAGATTATTGATGCTTCCAAAGGCAAGCAAATCGTCATGTTCATGGACTACGATGGCACACTATCCCCCATAGTTGAAGACCCAGATCGAGCTTTCATGTCTGATGCA ATGAGAAAGACAGTGAAGAAAGTGGCTAGATGTTTTCCCACTGCCATAGTGAGTGGAAGATGTAGAGATAAG GTGTACAAATTTGTAAAGTTGGCAGAGTTGTACTATGCTGGTAgccatggtatggacattaaAGGTCCAGCCAAAGGTTCGAAATACAAGACA GGCAGTCAAGGTGTTCTTTGCCAACCAGCAAGTGAATTTCTCCCAATGATTGATGAGGTTTACAAACTACTTGTTGAAAAGACGAAATCAACTCCTGGAGCCAAAGTGGAGAACAACAAGTTCTGCCTCTCTGTTCATTTCCGTTGCGTTGATGAAAAG AAATGGACTGAACTGGCCTTGCAAGTTAGATCCGTTTTGAAGGACTACCCAAAGCTCAGACTTACCCAAGGAAGAAAG GTGCTGGAAATCCGTCCTACCATCAAATGGGACAAAGGCAAGGCTCTTGAATTTCTGCTAGAGTCACTGGGATATGCCAACTGCACCGATGTCTTTCCTGTTTATATCGGAGATGATCGAACGGATGAAGATGCATTCAAG ATATTAAGGGAAAGAGGACAAGGTTTTGGCATTCTCGTCTCAAAAACTCCAAAGGAAACCACCGCGACGTATTCTTTACAGGAACCAGCTGAG GTTATGGACTTTCTTCAGCGTCTGGTTGAGTGGAAACGACAATCAATTCGGGCCCATTCCATGCTGTAA